A genomic segment from Chitinophaga niabensis encodes:
- a CDS encoding ABC transporter ATP-binding protein gives MKHLAVLNKYFVRYKWRFLLGMLFTAVSVAFNVFQPVLVRQIFDLLEQNLKNYPMISDTGLKEAFRSSFSKSLAFYGVSILGLALLSGFFMFLQRQTLIVMSRYIEYDLKNEVYQHYQRLDLNFFKMNRTGDLMSRITEDVSRVRMYVGPAIMYAARTIIMMVMIIWLMWEVNPMLTLYTLSPLPLLAITIYFVNRVIHKKSERIQSQLSNITSIAQENYSGIRVIKSYVQEEPSARHFEEASEAYKQSSISLAKTDALYQPAMGLMIGLSVIFTIFIGGMQVINGNITVGNLAEFVLYVNMLTFPFFSIGWVASMIQRAAASQQRINEFLDEKPQIKDEPGAIDVTLKGEIHFSNVSFTYPHTGIQALKNFELKIKPGQKIAVIGRTGSGKSTLAQLLIRMYDPQSGQVKMDGEDIRNLKLNSLRMQISYIPQDVFLFSDTISNNIRFGEPTATEETVQQAARQASVEKDILQFPEGFNTIVGERGVTLSGGQKQRVSIARGLIRNPNIMVFDDCLSAVDARTEKEIIGNLYAYLEDKTAIIITHRIFSLFAFDKIIVLDEGKMVESGTHDELIALNGYYAELYARQQTGAEESVNG, from the coding sequence ATGAAACACCTGGCAGTTTTAAACAAGTACTTCGTCCGATATAAATGGCGCTTCCTTCTTGGCATGTTGTTCACCGCTGTATCCGTTGCGTTCAACGTTTTTCAGCCCGTTCTCGTGCGGCAGATCTTTGATCTCCTGGAGCAGAACCTGAAAAACTATCCCATGATCAGCGACACGGGGTTGAAAGAGGCTTTCAGAAGTTCCTTTTCCAAAAGCCTGGCTTTCTACGGGGTGTCTATCCTGGGCCTGGCATTGTTAAGCGGATTTTTCATGTTCCTGCAAAGGCAGACCCTCATTGTTATGAGCCGGTATATCGAATATGATCTCAAAAACGAGGTCTATCAGCATTACCAGCGCCTGGACCTGAACTTCTTTAAAATGAACCGCACGGGCGACCTCATGAGCCGTATCACGGAAGACGTCTCCCGGGTACGCATGTATGTAGGCCCGGCCATTATGTATGCAGCACGCACCATTATTATGATGGTAATGATCATCTGGCTCATGTGGGAAGTGAACCCTATGCTCACCCTCTACACCTTATCGCCGCTGCCTTTGCTGGCCATCACCATTTACTTTGTGAACCGGGTGATCCACAAGAAAAGTGAACGCATTCAATCCCAGTTATCCAATATCACCTCCATTGCGCAGGAGAATTATTCCGGCATCCGGGTGATCAAATCATACGTACAGGAAGAACCCAGCGCCCGGCATTTTGAGGAAGCCAGCGAAGCCTATAAACAAAGCTCTATCAGTCTTGCCAAAACCGATGCCCTCTACCAACCCGCTATGGGACTAATGATAGGGCTGAGTGTGATCTTCACCATTTTCATTGGCGGTATGCAGGTGATCAATGGGAATATCACCGTGGGTAACCTGGCGGAGTTCGTATTGTATGTGAACATGCTCACCTTCCCTTTCTTTTCTATTGGCTGGGTGGCTTCTATGATCCAGCGGGCTGCGGCATCACAGCAGCGGATCAATGAATTCCTGGATGAAAAGCCACAGATCAAAGATGAGCCGGGTGCTATAGATGTTACGCTGAAAGGGGAGATCCATTTTTCAAACGTATCCTTCACTTATCCGCATACCGGCATCCAGGCCCTGAAGAACTTTGAACTGAAGATCAAACCCGGTCAGAAAATAGCGGTCATCGGGCGGACCGGTTCCGGCAAAAGCACGCTGGCCCAGCTACTCATACGAATGTATGATCCGCAGAGCGGGCAGGTAAAGATGGATGGGGAAGATATCCGGAACCTGAAACTCAACAGTTTGCGGATGCAGATCAGTTACATACCGCAGGATGTGTTCCTGTTCTCAGATACCATCAGTAATAATATCCGCTTCGGCGAACCCACAGCTACAGAGGAAACCGTACAGCAGGCAGCCAGGCAGGCTTCCGTGGAAAAAGACATCCTGCAGTTCCCCGAAGGTTTTAACACGATAGTGGGAGAGAGGGGCGTAACCCTCAGTGGTGGCCAGAAACAGCGGGTGTCTATTGCCCGTGGCCTGATCCGCAACCCCAACATTATGGTGTTCGACGATTGCCTTTCTGCCGTAGACGCCCGTACGGAAAAGGAGATAATAGGTAACCTGTATGCCTATCTGGAAGACAAGACTGCCATCATCATCACCCATAGGATCTTCTCCTTATTTGCATTCGATAAGATCATCGTTCTGGACGAGGGAAAGATGGTTGAAAGCGGAACGCACGATGAATTAATTGCACTTAACGGATACTATGCAGAGCTATATGCCAGGCAGCAAACCGGGGCTGAAGAAAGTGTAAACGGGTAG
- a CDS encoding DUF3276 family protein, whose amino-acid sequence MAYENNNQQERNNDSIFSKRLKAGKRRTYFFDVKTTRGNDYFLTITESKKRFNDNGYDRHKVFLYKEDFNKFLNALTETINYVKTELMPDFDFDAYNHDYSENREEEQDGGEGTESAGPRAEVSAPAAEAVEIAAPAQSSEDVDKW is encoded by the coding sequence GTGGCGTACGAAAACAACAATCAACAGGAAAGAAACAACGACAGCATCTTTTCCAAGCGATTGAAAGCGGGTAAAAGAAGAACTTATTTCTTTGATGTAAAAACAACTCGGGGTAACGATTACTTTCTTACTATCACAGAAAGTAAAAAACGTTTCAACGACAACGGTTACGACAGGCACAAAGTATTCCTGTACAAAGAAGATTTCAATAAGTTTCTGAACGCTTTAACAGAAACCATCAACTATGTGAAAACTGAGTTGATGCCAGATTTCGATTTTGATGCTTACAATCACGACTATTCAGAAAATCGTGAAGAAGAGCAGGATGGTGGAGAAGGCACTGAGTCTGCCGGACCACGCGCTGAAGTATCTGCACCTGCAGCAGAAGCAGTGGAAATAGCAGCCCCCGCTCAATCCAGCGAGGATGTAGACAAATGGTAA
- a CDS encoding sensor histidine kinase: protein MKMRYRYWICQVVGWLSFTYLYNNIRTDGFAFRLDVFSDLEFYGAILSGIFYTHLLHLYLRRQNLVRYRFGALFLKLWFSVFLTSLGITATFLTYEIIIAGGWDKFMVSMDAAKQTFASRTTTFIVIMGIIWMVWHLVVWGWVIIYFSSLQGRFKRIGLEAENRLKQAELDTLKSKLNPHFLFNALTSIRSLIAEDPLRAQNAVGELAEVLRSAMLVEHQQQISFAKELEVVQHYLAIEKIRFEDRLQVQYEIDPAAYEQSMPPMLLQTLVENAIKHGISQKAAGGDIRIKAQMEDKHYCIHVENTGKISEDTLQNGFGITGTIKRLALLYGNKATFSIRNTGQHTVHATVKLPRA, encoded by the coding sequence ATGAAAATGCGCTACCGTTACTGGATCTGTCAGGTTGTGGGATGGCTTTCCTTCACTTATCTCTACAACAACATTCGTACAGATGGGTTTGCCTTCCGCCTGGATGTATTTAGTGACCTTGAGTTCTATGGCGCTATCCTCAGCGGTATCTTTTACACGCATCTCTTACACCTGTACCTGCGCAGGCAAAACCTGGTCCGTTACCGCTTCGGCGCTTTGTTCCTGAAATTATGGTTCAGTGTGTTCCTCACATCGCTGGGCATCACCGCTACCTTCCTCACTTATGAGATCATCATAGCAGGTGGCTGGGATAAATTCATGGTATCCATGGATGCTGCTAAACAAACATTCGCCAGCAGAACTACCACCTTCATCGTGATCATGGGTATTATCTGGATGGTATGGCACCTGGTGGTATGGGGCTGGGTGATCATTTATTTCAGTTCCCTGCAAGGCAGGTTCAAACGCATAGGGCTGGAAGCAGAAAACCGTTTGAAACAGGCAGAGCTGGACACACTGAAGTCTAAACTAAACCCGCATTTCCTGTTCAATGCCCTCACCAGCATCCGCAGTCTCATAGCTGAAGATCCGCTGCGTGCACAAAACGCAGTAGGAGAACTGGCGGAAGTACTCAGAAGCGCCATGTTGGTGGAACATCAGCAACAGATCTCTTTTGCAAAGGAACTGGAAGTAGTGCAGCATTACCTGGCTATTGAAAAGATCCGGTTTGAAGATCGCTTACAGGTGCAGTATGAAATTGATCCCGCCGCATATGAGCAATCCATGCCGCCTATGTTATTACAAACCCTTGTGGAAAATGCCATCAAACATGGTATCTCCCAAAAGGCGGCAGGCGGAGATATCAGGATCAAAGCACAGATGGAAGACAAACATTACTGCATTCACGTGGAAAATACCGGGAAGATCTCAGAAGATACTTTGCAGAATGGGTTCGGCATAACGGGGACCATTAAACGTTTAGCGCTTTTGTACGGGAACAAAGCAACTTTCTCTATCCGTAACACAGGGCAGCATACCGTACATGCTACCGTAAAATTACCCAGAGCATGA
- a CDS encoding LytR/AlgR family response regulator transcription factor, whose amino-acid sequence MIEAVIVDDERLARKDLRTVLQQFPFITITGEASNVAEALQLIERTLPQLIFLDIEMPEANGFTLLEQLKTVPEVIFTTAYDAYAIKAFEVNALDYLLKPVTVKRLAESLERLQEVTRPTVPTTQYPDLREKIFVKDGERCWFVPLGDIRLLESTGSYTRICFGKHAPLLARSLQSLESRLNPQHFFRASRKHIVNLEHVLHITALNQYLLQLELTDGTKIPVSRRQSILFRELRGI is encoded by the coding sequence ATGATAGAAGCAGTGATCGTAGATGATGAAAGGCTGGCACGGAAAGACCTGCGTACTGTATTACAACAGTTCCCTTTCATTACCATAACGGGTGAAGCATCTAATGTGGCAGAAGCTTTGCAGCTCATTGAACGTACCCTTCCGCAGCTGATCTTCCTCGACATTGAAATGCCGGAAGCAAATGGATTTACGCTGCTGGAACAACTCAAAACTGTACCTGAAGTGATCTTTACCACCGCATATGATGCCTATGCCATCAAGGCATTTGAAGTAAATGCCCTGGATTACCTGCTGAAGCCCGTCACTGTAAAACGTTTGGCCGAAAGCCTGGAACGGTTGCAGGAGGTAACAAGACCAACAGTACCAACAACGCAATACCCCGACCTCCGGGAAAAGATCTTTGTGAAAGATGGGGAACGTTGCTGGTTTGTTCCCCTGGGAGACATCCGGCTGCTGGAATCAACCGGAAGTTATACACGCATCTGTTTCGGGAAACATGCGCCGCTTTTGGCCCGCAGCCTGCAATCGCTGGAATCACGGCTGAATCCCCAGCACTTTTTCAGGGCCAGCCGTAAACATATCGTAAACCTTGAACACGTACTGCATATCACCGCACTGAACCAATACCTGCTGCAACTGGAGTTAACGGACGGCACTAAAATACCTGTGTCCAGGCGGCAATCCATCCTCTTCCGCGAGTTGCGCGGTATCTGA
- a CDS encoding erythromycin esterase family protein has protein sequence MKRMYLSLMGMLCLLCSVTLAQSVRRAAFPLNGKADLKPLKKALAGTQIVGMGEATHGSHECFTMKQQVFEFLVEEMGYTVFAIEDGIYGANLINNYILTGQGDPRQILKDEFHSVWQVKELTDLIEWMKDYNTQHTRKLTFAGFDSQQMDSYVRALRTFETQYKTNIFTPFTDYDGEGVDSINDAMHMASRIVDSVLHSLPPKPAIVPDTAWEQATWMINNISAALHQFNKKDFLQALNTRDSMMALNIDHLIKLHPGEKMMLWAHNGHIGRQHIFTVEFNTMGANLKRHYGESYTCIGFATSTGTYRAAIEKSENMKTDNVLIPAGPGTAEYILHQTGIPVFLLPLKKVPVEGKFRSIGVFASEYQFPEKPGKLGDLFDWLIYIDKTTAAVSL, from the coding sequence ATGAAACGAATGTACCTATCGTTAATGGGCATGTTATGCCTGCTTTGTTCTGTTACCCTGGCACAATCTGTTCGCCGGGCAGCTTTTCCCTTAAACGGAAAAGCGGATCTCAAACCATTGAAAAAAGCACTGGCAGGCACGCAGATAGTTGGTATGGGAGAAGCTACACACGGCTCACATGAATGCTTTACCATGAAACAACAGGTGTTTGAATTCCTGGTAGAAGAAATGGGCTATACCGTGTTTGCAATTGAAGATGGCATTTATGGAGCCAACCTGATCAACAATTATATCCTTACCGGCCAGGGAGATCCCCGGCAAATATTGAAAGATGAATTTCATTCCGTATGGCAGGTAAAGGAACTGACGGACCTGATAGAATGGATGAAAGATTACAATACGCAGCATACCCGCAAACTCACTTTCGCTGGTTTTGATTCTCAGCAGATGGATAGTTATGTTCGTGCCCTGCGCACATTTGAAACACAATACAAAACAAATATCTTCACCCCGTTCACAGATTATGACGGAGAAGGAGTGGACAGCATCAACGATGCCATGCACATGGCCAGCCGTATCGTAGACAGCGTTTTACACAGCCTTCCTCCCAAACCTGCTATTGTTCCTGACACTGCCTGGGAACAAGCCACCTGGATGATCAATAACATTTCTGCCGCATTGCACCAGTTCAACAAAAAAGATTTCCTGCAGGCACTAAACACCCGGGATTCTATGATGGCATTGAATATTGATCATCTTATCAAACTGCATCCCGGGGAGAAGATGATGCTGTGGGCACATAATGGCCATATTGGCCGGCAGCATATCTTTACCGTGGAGTTCAATACAATGGGCGCAAACTTAAAGCGGCATTATGGCGAGTCTTATACCTGTATAGGTTTTGCTACCAGCACAGGCACTTACCGCGCAGCCATTGAAAAATCAGAGAATATGAAAACAGATAATGTGCTGATACCGGCAGGCCCCGGAACGGCAGAGTATATACTGCATCAAACGGGGATCCCTGTTTTCCTGCTGCCCTTGAAAAAAGTGCCGGTGGAAGGGAAGTTCAGGAGTATAGGCGTATTTGCTTCGGAATATCAGTTCCCTGAAAAACCGGGGAAGCTGGGAGATCTGTTTGACTGGTTGATCTATATCGATAAAACTACTGCGGCAGTTAGTCTTTAG
- a CDS encoding transglutaminase-like domain-containing protein: MLIQASCLLDLTCETPVPTTFMLRAKSGVGQFVIKEEMHTSPFCTMTEFTDNYGNLCQRIVLPVGNFRIESSVLADCVDTIEVDHNAGWTAIEYLPDFMLHYLLPSRYCESDKMADLAAAITKHAGTGYEQVAAICQWIQNNIRYQYGTTNSSTSAWDILSAKVGVCRDFSHLGISLCRALDIPARMVTGYLFGLKPMDLHAWFEVYLTGRWYCFDATQTEPKGRRITVAYGRDASDVAFASHFGPVRLNEMLVKVNEFVPA; the protein is encoded by the coding sequence ATGCTCATACAAGCCTCCTGTTTGCTGGACCTTACCTGCGAAACCCCGGTTCCTACCACTTTTATGCTTCGTGCAAAAAGCGGCGTTGGCCAGTTTGTGATCAAAGAAGAAATGCACACCAGCCCCTTCTGTACCATGACGGAGTTCACGGACAATTACGGCAACCTCTGCCAGCGCATAGTATTACCTGTAGGCAATTTCCGTATAGAAAGCAGTGTGCTGGCAGATTGCGTGGACACCATAGAAGTAGATCATAACGCAGGCTGGACGGCGATTGAATATCTCCCTGATTTCATGCTCCACTACCTCCTGCCCAGCAGGTATTGTGAATCTGATAAAATGGCGGACCTGGCTGCAGCGATCACAAAACATGCAGGAACAGGTTATGAACAGGTAGCGGCTATCTGCCAATGGATACAAAATAATATCCGTTATCAATATGGCACTACCAACAGTTCTACTTCTGCCTGGGACATCCTCTCTGCTAAAGTTGGGGTATGCCGGGATTTCTCACACCTCGGTATTTCCCTTTGCAGGGCATTGGATATCCCCGCCAGGATGGTAACGGGTTATCTTTTTGGCTTAAAACCCATGGACCTGCATGCCTGGTTTGAAGTATACCTTACCGGACGCTGGTATTGCTTTGATGCCACACAAACAGAACCAAAAGGCAGGCGGATCACGGTAGCTTATGGCCGCGACGCTTCAGATGTTGCTTTTGCCAGTCACTTTGGGCCGGTACGCTTAAACGAAATGCTCGTGAAGGTAAACGAGTTTGTACCAGCCTAA
- the trxA gene encoding thioredoxin, with amino-acid sequence MATTFSEMINSSKPVLVDFFATWCGPCKTMEPILKNVKSELGDAASIIKIDVDRNPAAAQAYQVQGVPTLILFKEGKVLWRQSGVIPAKQLAAIIRQYA; translated from the coding sequence ATGGCAACTACCTTCTCAGAAATGATCAACAGCAGTAAACCGGTACTGGTAGACTTCTTTGCCACCTGGTGCGGCCCCTGTAAAACAATGGAGCCTATCCTTAAGAACGTAAAAAGCGAACTGGGAGATGCTGCCAGTATCATCAAAATAGATGTAGACAGGAACCCTGCTGCCGCGCAGGCTTACCAGGTGCAAGGTGTACCCACCCTGATCCTGTTTAAGGAAGGAAAGGTACTGTGGCGGCAATCCGGAGTAATACCCGCTAAACAGTTAGCGGCAATCATCCGCCAATATGCCTGA
- a CDS encoding DUF6607 family protein, with protein MKRLFLFAMAFVAQHSMAQQKLSQDKAAIKNMCGCHEVTFEYTETFPADSTYKPKGYKKITDAVEYITVAAEGDKRIVLQHLLIAEGDVIKHWTEDWQYENQTLLAFDKDNTWKKVQLPAAQVKGQWTQKVFGVDDEPRYEGSATWVHADGRHYWEAASDAPLPRREYTTRNDYNVLHRINHHEITATGSVHEQDNKKVVRADGKDKVIVQEKGVNTYDRTDESKCAAAKAWWEQHKQFWALVRKYWDQLYAANTFVTLQKKVNNEPLYKAMNALEKKAFDKALTGAALEKEIAATLQQFAANKDMGLK; from the coding sequence ATGAAAAGACTTTTCTTATTCGCCATGGCTTTTGTTGCGCAGCACAGCATGGCACAGCAGAAACTATCGCAGGATAAAGCAGCCATCAAGAACATGTGCGGCTGCCACGAAGTAACTTTCGAGTATACTGAAACATTCCCTGCGGACAGTACTTATAAACCAAAAGGATACAAAAAGATCACAGATGCGGTAGAGTATATCACCGTAGCAGCAGAAGGTGATAAACGTATTGTATTGCAGCACCTGCTGATAGCTGAGGGCGATGTGATCAAACACTGGACGGAGGATTGGCAATATGAGAACCAGACCCTGCTGGCCTTTGATAAGGATAATACCTGGAAAAAGGTCCAACTGCCGGCCGCACAGGTAAAAGGGCAGTGGACGCAGAAGGTATTTGGTGTGGACGATGAACCCCGTTACGAGGGTTCCGCTACCTGGGTCCATGCAGATGGCCGCCATTACTGGGAAGCGGCCAGCGATGCTCCGCTGCCACGCCGTGAGTACACTACCAGGAATGATTACAATGTACTGCACCGCATCAACCACCATGAGATCACTGCTACCGGTTCCGTGCATGAGCAGGACAATAAAAAAGTAGTAAGAGCAGATGGAAAAGACAAGGTGATCGTACAGGAGAAAGGTGTGAATACCTACGATCGTACTGATGAAAGCAAATGTGCCGCTGCAAAGGCCTGGTGGGAGCAGCATAAACAGTTCTGGGCTTTGGTGCGTAAGTACTGGGATCAACTTTATGCAGCGAATACTTTTGTTACCCTGCAAAAGAAGGTGAACAACGAACCTTTGTATAAGGCCATGAACGCGCTGGAAAAGAAAGCTTTTGATAAAGCGCTTACCGGTGCGGCGCTGGAGAAAGAGATTGCAGCTACCCTGCAGCAGTTTGCGGCGAATAAGGATATGGGATTGAAGTAG
- a CDS encoding HmuY family protein, whose protein sequence is MKAAQFFQFGAMALSVTFFASCSKDDAPAKPTIVSTTSANIDADVAGTNKFTLFSLAENKVIPNSDSATTKWDIGFRATTIIVNGGTSGPGNGAAQVLAGVYNDLNTAPEAGYVTDGTTKAITGWYNYNMETHVISPVTGKFIVLKTATGKYAKLEITSYYKDAPAAPSVTSVSRFYHFRFVLQANGTRNFK, encoded by the coding sequence ATGAAAGCAGCACAATTCTTCCAATTCGGCGCAATGGCGCTCTCTGTTACATTCTTTGCCTCTTGCAGTAAAGACGATGCACCTGCGAAACCAACGATCGTATCCACTACCTCCGCTAATATAGATGCAGATGTGGCAGGCACTAACAAATTCACACTGTTCAGCCTGGCAGAAAACAAGGTGATCCCTAATTCGGACTCTGCGACTACAAAATGGGATATCGGTTTCAGGGCTACTACTATCATTGTGAACGGAGGTACCAGCGGCCCCGGTAACGGAGCTGCGCAGGTTCTTGCCGGTGTGTACAACGACCTGAATACAGCTCCGGAAGCAGGTTATGTAACAGATGGTACTACAAAGGCCATCACCGGCTGGTATAACTATAATATGGAAACACATGTGATCTCCCCTGTTACCGGCAAATTCATTGTATTGAAAACAGCCACCGGCAAATATGCCAAACTGGAGATCACCAGCTATTATAAAGATGCGCCTGCGGCACCGTCTGTTACTTCCGTGAGCAGGTTCTATCATTTCAGGTTTGTATTGCAGGCTAACGGCACCCGTAATTTTAAATAA
- a CDS encoding TonB-dependent receptor plug domain-containing protein, which produces MRKIYWLIICIMRTGLCFAQTDSVSSSRELQEVVVTATRNEQLVNKVPAPVTVINKQQLQRMGAVLLQQVLAEQTGLFITSNHGTGVQMQGLESQYTLILLDGEPLIGRTAGTLDLSRIMISNIERIEIIKGPVSSLYGSDALAGVINIITRGQQKEAFSSIGGRYGSNSTYNIDGETRVPYQKGMFTANAGYMNSGGYTLGTGNSSPTIAPFKALTLQSSWQQQWTSKWQTILNGRYYQQRYDSYFQDANGMVDDIGKEKDANISLNLKNTPNKLFTQVFRMYYSYYDTKENMVYQQNKDVYDASFFTQQYLKPEYQFDWQLHPKHQLTAGAGYVHESVEATRYDDKMAFNTGYIFLQENWKPTDKWNILLGGRFDMHNQYPSQFSPKLSLAYEFLPQWRVLGSVGRGYRAPDFRQLYLHFNNAAVGYTVAGTKLAKEILLDMQEKGQISQLNVNPDDLKELDAESSWSYNLGVQGKSVKVNAFYNKVKNLIDTRAIAEKTNGQRVFSYVNVRSITTYGAEAEYHQPIGKYFQASAGYQYLRTADNELFKQVKEGTVYTKDKNTNETRALKRSEYFGLFNRSHHSANLKLSWVHARLGLDANARAIYRSKYGFSDENGNQTPDLNSEFVKGYATVNLAAAKTLFAQKLRIQATVENLFAHTDAVHIPTLPGRLYTLGVYFKFPH; this is translated from the coding sequence ATGCGTAAAATCTACTGGCTTATCATCTGCATTATGCGGACGGGGCTTTGCTTTGCCCAAACGGATTCCGTGAGCAGCAGCAGGGAATTGCAGGAAGTGGTGGTGACCGCTACCCGTAATGAGCAGCTGGTAAATAAAGTGCCTGCTCCTGTTACCGTTATCAATAAACAACAGTTGCAACGCATGGGTGCAGTATTACTGCAGCAGGTGCTGGCAGAGCAAACGGGATTGTTCATTACTTCCAATCACGGTACCGGCGTGCAGATGCAGGGCCTGGAATCTCAATACACGCTCATCCTGCTGGATGGTGAACCGCTGATAGGCCGTACTGCGGGTACTTTGGACCTTTCGCGCATCATGATCAGTAATATTGAAAGGATAGAGATCATCAAAGGCCCTGTTTCTTCCTTATATGGCAGCGATGCCCTGGCGGGTGTGATCAATATCATTACCCGCGGGCAGCAGAAAGAAGCTTTCAGCAGCATCGGCGGCAGGTATGGTTCCAACAGTACTTATAATATAGACGGCGAAACGAGGGTGCCTTATCAGAAAGGGATGTTCACTGCTAATGCCGGTTATATGAACAGCGGAGGGTACACATTGGGAACAGGGAACAGCTCTCCTACCATTGCTCCTTTCAAAGCCCTCACTTTACAATCGTCCTGGCAGCAGCAATGGACCAGCAAATGGCAGACCATCCTGAACGGGCGGTATTACCAGCAACGCTACGATAGTTATTTCCAGGATGCAAACGGTATGGTGGATGATATTGGCAAGGAAAAGGACGCCAACATTTCACTGAACCTGAAGAACACGCCCAATAAGCTTTTCACGCAGGTGTTCAGGATGTATTACTCCTACTACGATACAAAGGAGAACATGGTCTACCAACAGAATAAGGATGTATACGATGCTTCCTTCTTCACACAGCAATACCTGAAACCGGAATACCAGTTCGATTGGCAACTGCATCCAAAACACCAGCTGACAGCTGGCGCAGGGTATGTGCATGAGTCTGTGGAAGCTACCCGTTACGATGATAAAATGGCTTTTAACACCGGTTATATTTTCCTGCAGGAAAACTGGAAACCAACCGATAAATGGAACATCCTCCTGGGCGGGCGTTTTGATATGCATAATCAATATCCTTCCCAGTTCAGCCCCAAGTTATCACTGGCCTATGAATTCCTTCCGCAATGGAGAGTATTAGGTTCTGTTGGCCGCGGATACCGTGCGCCGGACTTCAGGCAGCTCTATCTGCATTTCAATAATGCGGCAGTAGGTTATACAGTTGCAGGTACCAAACTGGCAAAAGAAATACTGCTGGACATGCAGGAGAAGGGGCAGATCAGCCAGCTGAATGTAAACCCGGATGATCTGAAGGAACTGGATGCAGAAAGCTCCTGGTCCTACAACCTGGGCGTGCAGGGCAAAAGCGTAAAGGTCAATGCTTTTTATAATAAAGTAAAGAACCTGATAGATACCAGGGCCATCGCCGAAAAAACAAACGGGCAGCGCGTGTTCAGCTATGTGAATGTAAGGAGCATTACTACTTATGGCGCTGAAGCGGAGTATCATCAACCCATCGGTAAATACTTTCAGGCTTCTGCAGGTTATCAATACCTGCGTACGGCAGACAATGAATTGTTTAAGCAGGTAAAGGAAGGAACAGTATACACCAAAGATAAAAACACCAATGAAACAAGGGCGCTGAAACGCAGTGAATACTTCGGCCTGTTCAACCGCTCTCATCATTCCGCCAATCTTAAGCTCAGCTGGGTCCATGCGCGTTTAGGGCTGGATGCCAATGCACGGGCAATCTACCGGAGTAAATACGGATTTTCAGATGAGAACGGGAACCAAACCCCTGATCTGAACAGCGAATTCGTGAAAGGATATGCTACGGTGAACCTGGCTGCAGCTAAAACTTTGTTTGCGCAGAAATTACGCATACAGGCCACTGTCGAAAATCTTTTTGCACATACGGACGCAGTACATATTCCTACCCTGCCGGGCAGGTTATATACGCTGGGTGTTTATTTTAAATTTCCTCATTAA